A window of Melospiza melodia melodia isolate bMelMel2 chromosome Z, bMelMel2.pri, whole genome shotgun sequence contains these coding sequences:
- the CARTPT gene encoding cocaine- and amphetamine-regulated transcript protein isoform X1: MNRGPLLAGLWGEERLLRRVITQAGKVLGTWELQFGLQSKLVTVCSTNIKIEALQEVLEKLKSKRGPHYEKKFGQVPMCDAGEQCAVRKGARIGKLCDCPRGTSCNSFLLKCL; this comes from the exons ATGAATAGAGGTCCTCTCCTTGCTGGCCTGTGGGGAGAGGAAAGACTGCTAAGAAGAGTGATCACCCAGG ctgggaaggtgctgggaaCCTGGGAGCTACAATTTGGGCTTCAATCAAAATTGGTGACAGTTTGTTCAACAAACATCAAG ATCGAGGCGCTGCAGGAGGTGCTGGAGAAGCTCAAGAGCAAGAGGGGACCGCACTACGAGAAGAAGTTCGGGCAGGTGCCCATG TGCGACGCCGGGGAGCAGTGCGCCGTGAGGAAGGGGGCTCGCATCGGGAAACTCTGCGACTGCCCCCGGGGGACGTCGTGCAATTCCTTCCTCCTCAAGTGCCTGTAA
- the CARTPT gene encoding cocaine- and amphetamine-regulated transcript protein isoform X2 — protein sequence MESCRALALCAVAAALLLSARGHGSAPPRRVRDLGPPGGGGASREKELIEALQEVLEKLKSKRGPHYEKKFGQVPMCDAGEQCAVRKGARIGKLCDCPRGTSCNSFLLKCL from the exons ATGGAGAGCTGCCGGGCGCTGGCGCTGTGCGCCGTGGCGGCCGCGCTGCTGCTGAGCGCCCGCGGGCACGGatcggccccgccgcgccgcgtCCGCGACCTGGGaccgcccggcggcggcggcgcctcccGGGAGAAGGAGCTG ATCGAGGCGCTGCAGGAGGTGCTGGAGAAGCTCAAGAGCAAGAGGGGACCGCACTACGAGAAGAAGTTCGGGCAGGTGCCCATG TGCGACGCCGGGGAGCAGTGCGCCGTGAGGAAGGGGGCTCGCATCGGGAAACTCTGCGACTGCCCCCGGGGGACGTCGTGCAATTCCTTCCTCCTCAAGTGCCTGTAA